The following are encoded together in the Argopecten irradians isolate NY chromosome 5, Ai_NY, whole genome shotgun sequence genome:
- the LOC138324257 gene encoding uncharacterized protein: MLHVFLQFAYAHNLENQAPAFDGLVPEAPEPAAPEPAAPAPVPLGLVPEAPEPAAPEPAATRTSSTRTSSTGPRTPRSGTSSTGPRTPKEIPTPPRKASPELLRPIYTSEHGLVPEAPEPAAPAAAPAPRTPKEIPTPPRKASPELLRPIYTSEHYGFVAGRSPQATALLEK; encoded by the exons ATGTTGCACGTATTCTTGCAGTTTGCATACGCCCACAATCTAGAAAACCAGGCACCTGCATTTGACGGTCTGGTACCAGAGGCACCAGAACCAGCAGCACCAGAACCAGCAGCACCGGCCCCCGTACCCCTAGGTCTGGTACCAGAGGCACCAGAACCAGCAGCACCAGAACCAGCAGCAACCAGAACCAGCAGCACCAGAACCAGCAGCACCGGCCCCCGTACCCCTAGGTCTGGTACCAGCAGCACCGGCCCCCGTACCCCTAAGGAGATCCCTACGCCTCCAAGGAAAGCCTCGCCTGAACTACTACGCCCCATATATACAAGTGAAC ACGGTCTGGTACCAGAGGCACCAGAACCAGCAGCACCAGCAGCAGCACCGGCCCCCCGTACCCCTAAGGAGATCCCTACGCCTCCAAGGAAAGCCTCGCCTGAACTACTACGCCCCATATATACAAGTGAAC ACTACGGCTtcgtcgctggtagatcaccgcaggccacagcattgttggagaaataa